Proteins found in one Vallitalea guaymasensis genomic segment:
- a CDS encoding anti-sigma factor family protein, whose protein sequence is MDCSKVQEMMSLYIDDQLSKEERKLFEEHIASCEQCKEELDFLQTMINNVNDINEEKELPTDFHKNLMVKIDSTNLTDIQAENRINRLNRFTKYYTAVAAVFVIVLVFGFIGKTNINRITDDKLQYDVNTESIKEDSMDKDTRDEATKDEATKDEATKEAAPVKQIATSDHDKEAAPKEEFGSKSFKNDPVAKNENKSDETAATEDDLGTFEFQEAENGERISESANRSEKSEKPDLYKENIEPDNGIQGITKEDNGDLKDEKSNKMDKNIKDEATKETTPVKQIPTSDYGDKEATPKEELGSKSFKNEPGAKNENESDEATTTEDDLDTFEFQAAENGDGVSEGANGSEENSENPALYKENIEPDNGIQGITKDDKADLIDDEPNNMDKDNKQLDKGEQINTEFSESKSNNSPTVTFDSQVEITTTESEPESNKSNNEWNTEWIIIIGIIIILIIPLIYIKIQKNKLNR, encoded by the coding sequence ATGGATTGTAGTAAAGTTCAAGAAATGATGTCGTTATACATTGACGACCAATTATCTAAAGAAGAAAGAAAATTGTTTGAAGAACATATCGCAAGTTGCGAACAATGCAAAGAAGAACTTGATTTTCTTCAAACAATGATTAATAATGTTAATGATATAAATGAAGAGAAAGAGCTACCAACAGATTTTCATAAAAATCTAATGGTTAAGATAGATAGCACAAATTTAACTGATATACAAGCTGAAAATAGAATAAATAGACTTAACAGATTTACGAAATATTATACAGCCGTAGCAGCAGTTTTTGTTATTGTATTAGTATTTGGGTTTATCGGTAAAACTAATATTAACAGAATAACTGATGACAAATTACAATATGACGTTAACACAGAATCCATCAAAGAAGATAGTATGGATAAAGATACAAGAGATGAAGCAACAAAAGATGAAGCAACAAAAGATGAAGCAACAAAAGAAGCAGCACCTGTTAAACAAATAGCTACTTCAGATCATGATAAAGAAGCGGCTCCTAAAGAAGAGTTTGGAAGCAAATCTTTCAAAAATGATCCTGTTGCTAAAAATGAAAATAAATCAGATGAAACAGCTGCAACTGAAGATGATCTAGGCACATTTGAATTTCAAGAAGCTGAAAATGGAGAGCGTATATCTGAAAGTGCTAACAGGTCTGAAAAATCAGAGAAGCCTGATTTATACAAAGAAAACATTGAGCCAGATAATGGTATACAGGGTATCACTAAAGAGGATAATGGAGATTTAAAAGATGAGAAATCCAATAAAATGGATAAAAATATAAAAGATGAAGCAACAAAAGAAACAACACCTGTTAAGCAAATACCTACTTCAGATTATGGTGATAAAGAAGCGACTCCTAAAGAAGAGTTAGGAAGCAAATCTTTTAAGAATGAACCTGGTGCTAAAAATGAAAATGAATCAGATGAAGCAACGACAACTGAAGATGATTTAGATACATTCGAATTTCAGGCTGCTGAAAATGGAGATGGTGTATCCGAAGGTGCTAATGGGTCTGAAGAAAATTCAGAGAACCCTGCTTTATACAAAGAAAACATTGAGCCAGATAATGGTATACAGGGTATTACTAAAGATGATAAAGCAGATTTAATAGATGATGAACCCAATAATATGGATAAAGATAATAAGCAATTAGATAAAGGCGAACAAATTAATACTGAGTTTAGCGAATCAAAAAGCAATAATAGCCCTACAGTGACCTTTGATAGTCAAGTAGAAATTACTACAACAGAATCTGAACCTGAATCTAATAAAAGTAACAATGAATGGAATACTGAGTGGATAATTATAATAGGTATTATCATTATACTGATTATTCCATTGATCTATATAAAAATACAAAAAAATAAATTAAATAGATAA
- a CDS encoding RNA polymerase sigma factor, which translates to MLHDMEKTIIKKAKKGDKDAFEKLIIKYEKRVYNIAYQMFGNEHDANDMAQEVFIKIYKSLDKFNFKSSFSTWIHRITVNTCIDEYRKKKKNNKVESMDESMEQQDGVIHKQFVDKGLTPEEKVIKNENILFIRESINELKEEHKMIIILRDIKGYSYDDIADILGISIGTVKSRISRARLSLKKIIIEKKEQNKNAYV; encoded by the coding sequence ATGCTACATGATATGGAAAAAACCATTATTAAAAAGGCAAAAAAAGGAGATAAAGATGCATTTGAAAAATTAATCATAAAATATGAGAAGAGAGTCTATAATATTGCTTACCAAATGTTTGGTAATGAACATGATGCTAATGATATGGCACAAGAAGTTTTTATAAAAATTTATAAATCATTGGATAAGTTCAATTTCAAATCTTCTTTTTCTACTTGGATACATAGAATTACTGTTAATACTTGTATTGATGAATATAGAAAAAAGAAAAAAAATAATAAGGTTGAATCTATGGATGAATCCATGGAACAACAAGATGGAGTGATACATAAACAATTTGTTGATAAAGGATTGACTCCAGAAGAGAAAGTAATCAAAAATGAAAATATCTTATTTATTAGGGAATCTATAAATGAATTAAAAGAGGAACATAAAATGATTATTATACTAAGAGACATAAAAGGGTATTCCTACGATGATATTGCGGATATATTAGGCATATCTATAGGAACAGTAAAATCGCGTATATCCAGAGCAAGGTTGAGTCTAAAAAAAATAATTATAGAAAAAAAGGAACAAAATAAAAATGCTTACGTCTAA
- a CDS encoding DUF6359 domain-containing protein gives MLKHFSKLTKLLWVLVLSLLLTSYLIPNQTLDTLASGSTTTPYTWNNVIPEKIPSPTNDNGKLVLFDTSHGGTSGSADWVMDGAFSSFADALVNEGYTVREYRGIDKNNDGVIRFYDDRQPGNVALNECVITYDSIKDADVFVMAEPNRPLMISEYDALEQFVDSGKGIYLIGDHYNADRNLNTWDSTEVYNGYNRSTDIAYNMSTEYGDMRNPGLANAGWLAKTFGLRFRFNAIDCLSGVSEIKSSTYSEGITTGVSPILMAAGATLSIVDGSKAKGIVYFSSTDNPTAWSHAADTGLYFGGEDEGAYVAISKPSLGKAAFIGDSSPIEDSTPKYLRENDGSTKSTWPGWNDTGHAATLSINIVNWLATPENYVGFDGVNHAAGIPTPNPMIAIETNQQQAEPWTNPSGGYDPWDTDTFADGSFGAPYPSTGGSTDSASFALYPAYVYENEPFAISITGDASNPLFGAYQDGGNQQGQLYLNGSWTSSGYNAVPVPLPSAVTARIVSVANPPIKIRIKVNGSNKDTKTVTGLSTGYGYLQGSISGNTGEIVAASKNGVILGTAMIDASGQVNIAVKEDTGITLSLYGSDGVLKNDYTGTYDVVDGQTTTINSNPQPSALTVAEALNESNGTEVTLTGYIVSDLNGIYAVKVADTNDSQATTIAVKLESNMRDEFSPLNNPDALGRKILVTGTRNDYMLLPGLKNVTSIEFVDSGNPSALTVAEALNESNGTEVTLTGYIVSDLNGIYAVKVADTNDPQATTIAVKLESSMRNEFSPLKNSNALGRKILVTGTRNDYMLLPGLRNVTSIEFVN, from the coding sequence ATGTTAAAGCATTTTTCTAAACTCACAAAACTTCTTTGGGTACTAGTTCTATCACTTCTATTGACATCTTATCTCATTCCTAATCAAACCCTTGATACATTAGCATCTGGTTCTACAACTACACCGTATACTTGGAATAATGTTATCCCAGAAAAAATACCTTCCCCTACTAATGATAACGGAAAATTAGTACTATTTGATACATCACATGGCGGTACTTCTGGTAGTGCTGATTGGGTTATGGACGGTGCATTTTCAAGTTTTGCAGATGCATTAGTAAATGAGGGTTACACCGTAAGAGAATATAGAGGCATTGATAAAAATAATGATGGAGTCATACGATTTTATGATGATAGACAACCTGGTAATGTGGCTCTTAATGAATGTGTTATCACTTATGACTCTATAAAAGATGCTGATGTTTTTGTTATGGCAGAACCTAATAGACCTCTTATGATATCTGAATATGATGCTCTAGAACAATTTGTAGATTCTGGAAAAGGAATATATCTTATTGGAGACCATTATAATGCAGATAGAAATCTTAATACATGGGATTCAACCGAAGTTTATAATGGATATAATAGATCAACTGATATTGCATATAATATGAGCACAGAATACGGAGATATGAGAAATCCTGGTTTAGCTAATGCAGGATGGTTAGCAAAAACATTTGGCTTGAGATTTAGATTCAATGCTATTGATTGTTTGAGCGGTGTTTCTGAAATAAAGTCCTCTACATATTCAGAAGGAATAACTACAGGAGTATCCCCTATACTTATGGCTGCTGGTGCTACTTTATCTATTGTTGACGGTAGCAAAGCAAAAGGTATAGTATACTTTTCATCTACAGATAATCCTACAGCGTGGTCTCATGCTGCAGATACCGGTTTATATTTTGGTGGTGAAGATGAAGGAGCATATGTTGCTATATCTAAACCAAGTTTAGGAAAAGCCGCTTTCATTGGTGACTCTTCTCCTATTGAAGATTCTACTCCAAAATACTTACGTGAAAATGATGGATCCACAAAATCCACATGGCCAGGTTGGAACGATACTGGACATGCCGCAACATTAAGTATTAATATCGTTAATTGGCTTGCAACTCCAGAAAATTATGTAGGATTTGATGGTGTTAATCATGCCGCTGGTATACCTACTCCTAATCCAATGATAGCCATTGAAACCAACCAGCAACAAGCTGAACCTTGGACTAATCCATCAGGAGGATATGATCCATGGGATACAGATACTTTTGCAGATGGTTCTTTTGGTGCACCTTATCCTTCAACAGGCGGATCAACTGACTCTGCTTCATTTGCTCTATATCCTGCATATGTTTATGAAAATGAACCTTTTGCCATATCTATAACTGGGGATGCTTCCAATCCATTATTTGGTGCTTATCAAGATGGTGGAAACCAGCAAGGGCAGCTATATCTAAATGGCTCATGGACTTCATCGGGATATAATGCTGTTCCTGTTCCATTACCATCTGCAGTTACTGCTAGGATAGTTTCAGTTGCAAATCCACCAATAAAAATACGAATTAAAGTAAATGGTTCTAATAAAGATACAAAAACTGTTACAGGCTTATCAACTGGTTATGGTTATCTACAAGGCTCAATATCCGGAAATACAGGCGAAATAGTAGCAGCATCCAAAAACGGTGTTATCCTAGGCACTGCAATGATTGATGCTTCTGGTCAAGTCAATATTGCAGTTAAAGAAGATACTGGTATAACATTATCATTATACGGTTCTGATGGTGTCCTGAAAAATGATTATACTGGAACATATGATGTGGTAGATGGTCAAACAACTACAATAAATAGTAATCCACAACCTTCAGCACTAACTGTTGCAGAAGCACTTAATGAATCTAATGGTACTGAAGTTACTCTTACCGGTTATATCGTTTCTGACCTTAACGGTATCTATGCTGTGAAAGTTGCTGATACCAATGATTCACAAGCTACAACTATAGCTGTTAAACTGGAATCCAATATGAGAGATGAATTCAGTCCTCTTAATAATCCTGATGCCTTAGGACGTAAGATTTTGGTGACTGGTACTCGTAATGACTATATGTTGCTTCCTGGACTTAAAAATGTTACATCTATTGAGTTTGTTGATTCTGGCAATCCAAGTGCTTTGACTGTTGCAGAGGCACTTAATGAGTCAAACGGTACTGAAGTTACTCTTACTGGTTATATTGTTTCTGACCTTAACGGTATCTATGCTGTGAAAGTTGCTGATACCAATGACCCACAAGCTACAACTATAGCTGTTAAACTAGAGTCAAGTATGAGAAACGAATTCAGTCCATTAAAAAATTCAAACGCTTTAGGACGCAAGATTCTAGTTACAGGAACTCGTAACGATTATATGTTGCTCCCTGGACTCAGAAATGTTACATCAATTGAATTTGTTAATTAA
- a CDS encoding amidohydrolase family protein gives MAKLKAIKGHIIYTKVKDCFEIHENSYIVIDDKKIVGIYNELPDIYKDVAIIDYGYNSIIIPSFIDLHIHAPQYLQMGIGLDLELIEWLDQYTFKYEALFSDVNYAKKLYPRFVDALYREGTLRSCIFATIHNESNNVLIDELKKKKLSAYVGKVNMNQNAPDDLLQSTECSIEETKRFIEDSNNTGDSIKPIITPRFAPCCTSELLEELGELSIEKQLPVQTHLSENKKEVEWVKSLFPNNKNYSDVYKRHQLYGNQKTILAHSIYLTNEEVEMASKEKNVYLVHCPSSNSNLSSGIMPVTYYLDKGINVGLGTDVGAGNKLSMADVITNAIQYSKIRHVYNEEERVLSLSESFFLATKMNGSFFGKVGSFEKDYYFDALIIRDPDPLTSCLSPLERLQRFLYCGSSNSIVERYLEGEII, from the coding sequence ATGGCTAAGTTAAAGGCAATAAAGGGTCATATCATTTATACTAAGGTAAAAGATTGTTTTGAGATACACGAAAATAGTTACATAGTTATTGATGATAAAAAGATTGTAGGCATTTATAATGAATTACCTGATATATACAAAGATGTAGCAATCATTGATTACGGTTACAATTCAATTATAATTCCATCATTTATTGATTTGCATATACACGCACCTCAATATCTGCAAATGGGAATTGGTCTGGATCTTGAATTGATTGAATGGTTGGACCAGTATACTTTTAAATACGAAGCACTATTTTCCGATGTGAATTATGCTAAGAAGTTATATCCTAGATTTGTAGATGCTCTTTATAGAGAAGGAACATTACGTTCTTGTATTTTTGCAACTATACATAATGAAAGTAATAATGTATTGATAGATGAATTAAAGAAGAAGAAATTATCAGCATATGTGGGAAAAGTGAATATGAATCAGAATGCACCTGATGACCTTTTACAATCTACAGAATGCTCTATAGAAGAGACAAAAAGATTTATTGAAGACAGCAATAATACAGGAGATTCAATTAAACCTATAATAACTCCTAGATTTGCACCATGTTGCACTAGTGAATTACTTGAAGAACTTGGTGAGTTGTCTATAGAAAAACAACTTCCAGTTCAAACTCATCTATCTGAAAACAAAAAAGAAGTGGAGTGGGTTAAGTCATTATTTCCAAATAACAAGAATTATTCTGATGTTTATAAAAGGCATCAGCTATATGGTAATCAAAAAACCATACTGGCTCATTCAATTTATTTGACTAATGAAGAAGTTGAGATGGCTAGTAAAGAAAAAAATGTCTATCTAGTCCATTGTCCCAGTTCAAATAGCAATTTATCAAGTGGTATAATGCCAGTAACATACTATTTGGATAAAGGTATCAATGTTGGGTTAGGAACAGATGTTGGTGCTGGTAACAAATTAAGTATGGCTGATGTGATTACAAATGCTATACAGTATTCTAAGATAAGACATGTATATAATGAAGAAGAACGAGTACTTAGTCTTTCTGAATCATTTTTCTTAGCAACCAAGATGAACGGTAGTTTCTTTGGAAAAGTTGGTAGTTTTGAAAAAGATTATTATTTTGATGCTTTGATTATAAGAGACCCAGATCCTCTTACAAGTTGTCTAAGTCCTTTAGAGAGGTTACAGAGATTTTTATATTGTGGAAGCTCTAATAGTATTGTTGAACGTTATTTGGAAGGTGAAATCATTTAA
- the thrC gene encoding threonine synthase, protein MKFVKNYRCTLCGREYSKDEKIYTCPECGEKGILDVEYDYEGLKKILTKSYFEHNRDYTMWRYKDVMSIREEDIDKTLKVGWTPLYRSNNLEEKIGIKELYIKDEGLNPTASLKDRASAVAVIKALENNADTIACSSTGNAASSLAGNAARLGLSTVIFVPERAPQGKLAQLLIYGAKVISVKGDYRETFNLSKEAIDHWGWYNRNAAINPHLVEGKKTVAIEIAEQLGWQVPDWVAVSVGDGCTIGGVYRGFYDLLNIGLINRIPKILGVQAKGCCPFYTAYTENEPLKPTDENTIADSISVGIPRNPVKAMRAVEDSKGTWITVSDEAILEAMKTLGSSEGIFGEPAGVAGLAGVFKAVKEGIITKDETVSVIITGNGLKDVKNALKAAGDKIECKPDIEQLKRYLT, encoded by the coding sequence ATGAAATTTGTCAAAAATTATAGATGTACACTTTGTGGTAGAGAATATAGTAAAGATGAGAAAATATATACTTGTCCTGAATGTGGTGAAAAAGGTATACTAGATGTGGAATATGATTATGAAGGATTGAAAAAGATTCTAACCAAGTCATATTTTGAACACAATAGAGACTATACCATGTGGAGATATAAAGATGTCATGTCTATAAGAGAAGAAGATATAGATAAGACACTCAAGGTTGGATGGACACCTTTATATAGGTCCAATAACTTAGAAGAAAAGATTGGTATCAAGGAATTATATATAAAAGATGAAGGATTAAATCCAACAGCTTCATTAAAAGATAGAGCTTCAGCTGTTGCTGTAATTAAGGCATTAGAGAATAATGCTGATACTATTGCGTGTAGCTCTACTGGTAATGCAGCTTCCTCTTTGGCGGGTAATGCGGCTAGGTTAGGACTTTCTACTGTGATTTTTGTTCCTGAGAGAGCACCACAAGGTAAGTTAGCACAGTTATTAATATATGGAGCAAAAGTGATTTCTGTTAAAGGTGATTATAGAGAAACTTTTAACCTATCTAAAGAAGCTATTGACCATTGGGGTTGGTATAATCGTAATGCAGCTATAAATCCTCATTTGGTAGAAGGCAAAAAGACTGTAGCTATTGAAATTGCAGAACAGTTAGGATGGCAAGTTCCTGATTGGGTAGCAGTATCTGTAGGAGATGGTTGTACTATTGGAGGGGTATATAGAGGATTCTACGATTTATTGAATATTGGATTAATAAATAGGATTCCTAAGATATTAGGTGTTCAAGCAAAAGGGTGCTGCCCATTTTATACAGCTTATACAGAAAATGAACCTCTTAAACCCACAGATGAAAATACTATTGCTGACAGCATATCTGTTGGTATACCAAGGAATCCTGTTAAAGCTATGAGAGCTGTGGAGGATTCAAAAGGTACATGGATAACCGTATCTGATGAAGCTATACTTGAAGCCATGAAGACTCTTGGATCATCTGAAGGTATATTTGGTGAACCAGCAGGTGTAGCAGGTTTAGCTGGTGTTTTTAAAGCTGTCAAAGAAGGTATTATCACTAAGGATGAAACAGTTTCTGTAATTATTACAGGTAATGGATTAAAAGATGTAAAAAATGCTCTTAAGGCTGCCGGAGATAAAATTGAATGTAAACCTGATATTGAACAATTAAAAAGATATTTGACATAA
- the ade gene encoding adenine deaminase, with protein sequence MSIVEKVKVARGDKKAEFVLKNCRIVNVFNSKIERADIAIEDGVIVGIGEYEGIKEVDALDRYVCPGFIDGHVHIESSMLTPPRFAKLVMPQGTTTVIEDPHEIANVCGLDGIDFMLKASEKIPLDVYVMLPSCVPSTEFENSGAVLLAKDLKKMKDRKNILGLGEVMNYPGVISCNKSVYEKLDLMRDGIIDGHAPGVMGKRLNAYVTAGVMTDHECTRVEELEEKVSKGMYVHIREGSATRNLKDLIVGVTPENSHRILFCTDDKQPYDIEKEGHINYNVRLAIENGINPIMAIKMATINTAQCYGLKNKGAVAPGYDADLIILNDDLSEISIGEVFKKGQLVAKDGEALFDIETIEDSRVLNTVNLDNIDNITFDIPLKSSIVKVIQLIEHNIITKSVIRKVDVENNNFKYNSKLDILKLAVVERHKGTGNVGLGLVEGYGLKGGAVALTIAHDSHNIIVVGDNDEDMRVAIKELKRVNGGITICANGSVLQTLPLEVGGLMTNSSVEIVGNKVKEMTKIACEKGINTNIDPFLTLAFLALPVIPELKLTDCGLFNVDEFSFVDIEE encoded by the coding sequence ATGTCAATTGTTGAAAAGGTAAAAGTAGCTAGAGGTGACAAAAAAGCTGAATTTGTTCTTAAGAACTGTAGGATTGTCAATGTTTTCAACAGTAAAATAGAAAGAGCAGATATTGCTATAGAAGATGGAGTCATTGTTGGAATAGGTGAGTATGAAGGTATAAAAGAAGTTGATGCATTAGATAGATATGTTTGTCCAGGATTTATTGATGGGCATGTTCATATTGAATCTTCCATGCTTACACCTCCAAGGTTTGCAAAACTTGTTATGCCACAAGGAACTACAACCGTTATTGAAGACCCTCACGAAATAGCAAATGTATGCGGACTGGACGGCATAGATTTTATGCTTAAGGCTAGTGAAAAAATACCACTTGATGTTTATGTCATGTTGCCATCTTGTGTTCCATCAACAGAATTTGAAAACTCAGGTGCTGTATTATTAGCTAAGGACTTGAAGAAAATGAAGGATAGAAAGAATATATTGGGATTAGGCGAGGTAATGAATTATCCTGGTGTAATTTCTTGTAATAAATCAGTATATGAAAAACTTGATTTGATGAGAGATGGAATAATTGATGGTCATGCACCTGGTGTTATGGGTAAGAGATTAAATGCATATGTAACTGCTGGTGTAATGACAGACCATGAATGTACTAGAGTAGAGGAATTAGAAGAAAAAGTGTCCAAAGGTATGTATGTCCATATTAGAGAAGGGTCAGCTACAAGAAATCTAAAAGATCTCATAGTTGGTGTCACACCAGAAAATAGTCACAGAATACTATTTTGTACAGATGATAAACAACCTTATGATATAGAAAAAGAAGGTCATATTAATTATAACGTAAGATTGGCTATTGAAAATGGTATTAACCCTATTATGGCTATTAAGATGGCTACAATCAATACTGCACAATGTTATGGACTGAAAAATAAAGGTGCTGTAGCACCTGGTTATGATGCAGACCTAATAATACTTAATGATGACTTAAGTGAAATTAGTATTGGTGAAGTATTCAAAAAGGGACAATTAGTAGCTAAAGACGGAGAAGCTTTATTTGATATAGAAACAATTGAGGATTCTCGTGTCTTGAATACAGTCAACTTGGATAATATTGATAATATAACTTTTGATATACCTCTAAAATCATCCATTGTTAAAGTGATTCAGTTAATAGAGCATAATATCATTACTAAGAGTGTAATCCGTAAGGTGGATGTTGAAAATAATAACTTCAAATATAACAGTAAGCTTGATATCTTAAAATTAGCAGTTGTTGAGAGACACAAAGGAACTGGTAATGTGGGACTGGGATTAGTGGAAGGTTATGGACTAAAAGGTGGTGCTGTTGCACTAACCATTGCTCACGATTCTCATAATATCATAGTGGTTGGAGATAATGACGAAGATATGAGAGTTGCTATCAAAGAGTTAAAAAGGGTTAATGGTGGTATTACAATATGTGCCAATGGTTCAGTGTTACAGACTTTACCTCTTGAAGTGGGAGGACTTATGACTAATTCTTCCGTAGAAATTGTTGGAAATAAAGTAAAGGAAATGACTAAGATAGCTTGTGAAAAGGGTATCAACACTAATATTGATCCTTTTCTTACATTAGCATTTCTAGCTTTACCAGTTATACCAGAGTTAAAGTTAACTGATTGTGGATTGTTTAATGTAGATGAATTCTCTTTTGTAGATATTGAGGAATAG
- a CDS encoding dihydroorotase, with amino-acid sequence MYDLGIINGNLYIDGKYEKLNLYITNEKIAKISNETYECKESYDAENKKVFPGFIDPHVHFELNVGKYTSCDDFYTGSVSAAYGGITTIIDFLDPIATGIEVEKALNTRKKLAEKSVIDYSFHVTIRNPIDEIDNIVDEMRRLQIPTVKLFTTYSESDRRTYDKEITKLLGLTKENNILVLAHIENDDLIDRNPAFKVKDLPKSRCSESELKEALKLASFTKDFNGRLYMVHLSSGNTLKALVEYYPDILNKDFFVESCPHYFNFSSNEYSEENGFLYVMAPPLRTEEERELLRANFDYINTIGTDHCPFSSEEKNKDKLSNVPMGIGSVEHSFNIMYSIYKDKVIDKMTIGPAKIHGLYPKKGILAVGSDADIVIYDPLSTYIIGEDNSTCDYNIYAGKEIKGRIESTISRGKFIIKNNEFIGGKGKYLTRKILY; translated from the coding sequence ATGTATGATTTAGGTATAATTAATGGTAATTTGTATATTGATGGAAAATATGAAAAACTGAATTTATATATCACCAATGAAAAAATAGCAAAGATATCTAATGAAACTTATGAATGTAAAGAGAGCTATGATGCAGAAAACAAAAAAGTATTTCCTGGATTTATTGATCCACATGTTCATTTTGAATTGAATGTAGGTAAATATACATCATGTGATGATTTTTACACAGGTTCTGTAAGTGCAGCTTATGGAGGTATAACTACTATCATTGATTTTCTGGATCCTATAGCTACTGGAATTGAAGTGGAAAAAGCTCTTAATACAAGAAAGAAATTAGCTGAAAAAAGTGTCATTGATTATTCTTTTCATGTAACTATTAGAAATCCAATCGATGAGATTGATAATATTGTAGATGAAATGAGAAGATTACAGATACCAACTGTAAAACTATTTACTACATATTCTGAATCAGATAGAAGAACCTATGATAAAGAAATAACTAAACTTCTTGGATTAACAAAAGAAAATAATATTTTGGTTTTAGCACATATAGAAAATGATGATCTAATAGATAGAAATCCTGCTTTTAAGGTTAAAGATCTACCTAAAAGCAGATGTTCAGAATCTGAACTAAAAGAAGCATTGAAGTTAGCTTCTTTTACTAAAGATTTTAATGGAAGGTTATATATGGTTCACCTAAGTAGTGGTAATACATTAAAAGCACTAGTTGAGTATTACCCTGATATACTTAACAAAGATTTTTTTGTTGAGAGCTGTCCTCATTATTTTAATTTTTCTTCTAATGAATATTCAGAAGAAAATGGATTTCTATATGTGATGGCACCACCACTTAGAACTGAGGAAGAACGTGAATTATTAAGAGCTAATTTTGATTATATTAATACTATTGGTACAGACCATTGTCCTTTTAGCAGTGAAGAGAAAAACAAGGATAAATTATCTAATGTACCAATGGGTATTGGTTCGGTGGAACATTCATTCAATATCATGTATAGCATTTACAAAGATAAAGTCATTGATAAAATGACCATAGGTCCTGCTAAAATACATGGACTATATCCTAAGAAAGGTATATTAGCAGTGGGTTCAGATGCAGATATAGTTATTTATGATCCTTTATCAACATATATAATAGGTGAAGACAATTCTACTTGTGATTATAACATTTATGCTGGTAAAGAAATAAAAGGTAGGATTGAATCTACAATCAGTAGAGGAAAGTTCATTATAAAAAATAATGAATTTATCGGTGGTAAAGGTAAATACTTAACTAGAAAGATATTATATTAA